The nucleotide sequence ATGCGCCGCCATTTACATGGGTGACGTTAAGAACCAACTCATTCCCCACTTCGCTCGTAGGATCTGCGACTGGCGCAGTCCAAGTTCCCGTTAAGGTGCATTTCTTACCGACAGTAGGCGACGTCCATTCCGCTTCGGATTGAGTGAAGGTGCCATCGACCTTGAGCTCAATCTGTACATAGCTGAAACTTCCCGCGGTTTGCGTGCTTTCGGTTTGGGAATGATAAGTGATGTCTTCAGAAAGACTTCCTAAATCCAGCTCTCCAGAGCCCACCTTTTGACTGCAACCTGCCAACGCCACTAAAGAAATGATGATAAGCTTTTTCATATTCACCTCTTCGGAATCAGACATAAGCCCTTTAACCTGAGAAGGCTTATCAAGCCACGATCAATACGCTTTCAAAGCTAAGCCCTTGCGATGACTTCATTATCTATGGATATGTCTTAAATTGATACAGGACCAAGGTTCCCTTATGCCCCGACTGGAAATCTCCGATAAGTTTTAGTCTAGAAAGGGGAACATTCATGTTTTCTCGCAAAGTGTGGATTGCAGCATGTTGTGTCGGTTTATTGTTCTTTGGTGGATTGGGTTTCTACCTTTATTCCATTGAAGAAAACTCCCCTTCCCGCACACAGAGTTCCAGCAAAAAGGACAGCGATCGTCTTTTTGAAAACTCTTTCATCACGTCTAAAACTGACAAAGTTGAAGACGAGCCGAGCGCACTGTTCAACGATCCCGCGATCAGCCAAGCTTGGGGTTTAAAAAAATCCGATGCCGCTCGCGCGTGGTCGGTCACTAAAGGCAGCCGCGATATCGTGGTGGCTGTGATCGATACGGGTATTGATATCAAGCATGAGGACTTAAAAGGAAACCTTTGGAAAAATCCGGGCGAAACAGGTTTAGATGCTCAAGGTCGCGATAAGGCAACCAACGGTATCGATGATGACGGTAACGGTTTTGTTGACGACGTTTATGGTTGGAACTTTGTTTCTAACAATAACAAACTCGACGACAACCACGGTCACGGGACTCACATTGCCGGAATCATTGGTGCGGAAGCTGGGAACAACAAAGGTATCACGGGGATTTCTCCGGAAGTCAGCTTGATGATTCTTAAGTATTACGATCCGAAAGTTCCCGGCACCGACAACTTGAAAAACACGGTGGCTTCTATTCGCTACGCCGTAAAAATGGGGGCCCACATCATCAATTATTCTGGTGGTGGGACGGAGTTCTCTCAAGAAGAGTATGACGCTGTTGCCGAAGCCGAGAAAAAGGGAATTCTTTTTGTCGCGGCGGCAGGAAATGAGCGTTCGAACTCGGACCAATTCCACTACTACCCGGCCGATTATAAATTGAAGAACATCATTTCGGTGACGGCGATTGACCCATCAACGCAAGTGTTGGCGTCTTCAAACTATGGGATTGAGACTGTCGACATTGCAGCTCCAGGACAGAATATTCTTTCTTGTCTTCCGGGTAATGCTTACGGGTATATGACTGGAACTTCGCAAGCCACCGCGTTTGTGACA is from Bdellovibrio bacteriovorus and encodes:
- a CDS encoding S8 family peptidase, translating into MFSRKVWIAACCVGLLFFGGLGFYLYSIEENSPSRTQSSSKKDSDRLFENSFITSKTDKVEDEPSALFNDPAISQAWGLKKSDAARAWSVTKGSRDIVVAVIDTGIDIKHEDLKGNLWKNPGETGLDAQGRDKATNGIDDDGNGFVDDVYGWNFVSNNNKLDDNHGHGTHIAGIIGAEAGNNKGITGISPEVSLMILKYYDPKVPGTDNLKNTVASIRYAVKMGAHIINYSGGGTEFSQEEYDAVAEAEKKGILFVAAAGNERSNSDQFHYYPADYKLKNIISVTAIDPSTQVLASSNYGIETVDIAAPGQNILSCLPGNAYGYMTGTSQATAFVTGAAALTMAHKQSFKAEDVKKYILATGDAQSQLASKTRTSRQLNLYKALTILDQGVSATGVVAVNTQNMKLFTADPNEKRNRDLENGIDPTAKEMSQFGRSLIDAIGPKSRPSKLGTKQGSEGF